A stretch of the Acidilobus sp. 7A genome encodes the following:
- a CDS encoding chloride channel protein: MAVQRLREIMKLSELPYYERWFIAGIVIGVAVGLAALGLYYLELAISRSVLLDLLHINEFGFSPAEYSRELPRLLLMPAVLALAFPLSLIVAYAFRTPEVGSDPAVRAFHRNLRMRAEEAPGAIVSSAITLGLGGSAGREGPASHAGAAISQLISRALNMSAEDRRRAVAIGLGAGIGTIFKTPFAGALLAGELLYRNDIEPEVLYPAFIASSVSYVIFGAATGYSPILGAYAGPFNALYLPIFAVLGLIAGGMAMLYTRSLRGLSSWLRSAVRSSVARAALGGVAVGAIVLVFPEDMGEGLGWVRQLSSSVQPPSLLPFLVALALLPLSKILATSLTLGSGAKGGVFAPGLDVGAFTGLAFGEALHIVSPRLFPDVVPFVVVGMLSTFGAASSAPISSMLMTVEMTESLALLPGEMIALAVAMMVFRGPTLLREQVQSRAHSPAHAGEYSVPLLRRIKVADVPPRRAFVRHDSSVSEALSEVSAAGLLSLPVVDAVNRVLGIVSAVDLRSGRAEEPAIRYLRPEPGHVRPDSSLEEAINMMSRTNSRYAIVEEDGKFVGIVTLDDVVRAYEREALKFSGRPQASA; the protein is encoded by the coding sequence TTGGCCGTCCAGCGCCTGAGGGAGATTATGAAGCTCTCAGAGCTGCCCTACTACGAGAGGTGGTTCATAGCAGGGATAGTGATAGGAGTCGCCGTCGGCCTCGCCGCCCTAGGCCTCTACTACCTTGAGCTCGCCATAAGCCGCTCTGTTCTCCTTGACCTCCTTCACATAAATGAGTTCGGCTTCAGCCCAGCCGAGTACTCAAGGGAGCTGCCACGGCTACTCCTGATGCCAGCCGTGCTGGCCCTGGCATTCCCGCTGTCGCTGATAGTTGCCTACGCCTTCAGGACGCCTGAGGTCGGCAGCGACCCGGCCGTCAGGGCGTTCCACAGGAACCTGAGGATGAGGGCCGAGGAGGCCCCTGGGGCCATAGTCTCGTCGGCAATAACGCTTGGGCTGGGCGGCAGCGCAGGCAGGGAGGGACCGGCATCCCACGCCGGGGCAGCAATATCCCAGCTTATATCAAGGGCCCTTAACATGAGCGCCGAGGACAGGAGGAGGGCTGTTGCCATAGGCCTTGGGGCCGGGATAGGAACCATCTTCAAGACCCCCTTCGCAGGCGCCCTCCTCGCGGGGGAGCTCCTCTACAGGAACGACATAGAGCCCGAGGTCCTATACCCGGCCTTCATAGCGTCGAGCGTCTCCTACGTCATATTTGGGGCGGCCACCGGCTACTCCCCGATACTTGGGGCATATGCGGGCCCCTTCAACGCCCTCTACCTGCCCATCTTCGCAGTCCTCGGCCTGATAGCCGGGGGCATGGCCATGCTTTACACGAGGTCCCTCAGGGGCCTCTCATCGTGGCTCAGGTCTGCAGTCAGGAGCTCAGTGGCGAGGGCCGCCCTGGGAGGGGTCGCAGTTGGAGCCATAGTGCTAGTGTTCCCAGAGGACATGGGTGAGGGGCTCGGCTGGGTCAGACAGCTCTCCAGCAGCGTCCAGCCGCCCTCGTTGCTGCCGTTCCTGGTTGCCCTGGCCCTTTTGCCCCTCTCAAAGATATTGGCCACGTCCTTAACGTTGGGCAGCGGGGCCAAGGGAGGCGTCTTCGCCCCAGGCCTTGACGTGGGGGCCTTCACGGGCCTCGCCTTCGGTGAGGCCCTCCACATAGTGAGCCCCAGGCTCTTCCCTGATGTTGTGCCGTTTGTAGTTGTGGGCATGCTCTCAACCTTCGGGGCTGCCTCGTCCGCCCCCATAAGCTCCATGCTCATGACTGTTGAGATGACGGAGAGCCTGGCACTCCTGCCTGGCGAGATGATAGCCCTGGCAGTAGCCATGATGGTGTTCAGGGGGCCGACGCTGCTGAGGGAGCAGGTGCAGAGCAGGGCCCACTCGCCGGCCCACGCGGGGGAGTACTCGGTCCCGCTGCTCAGGAGGATCAAGGTGGCCGACGTGCCCCCCAGGAGGGCATTCGTCAGGCACGACTCGAGCGTGTCGGAGGCGCTGAGCGAGGTCTCCGCGGCCGGCCTCCTCTCGCTGCCTGTAGTCGACGCAGTCAACAGGGTGCTCGGCATAGTTAGCGCTGTAGACTTGAGGTCGGGCAGGGCTGAGGAGCCCGCCATAAGGTACCTGAGGCCCGAGCCGGGCCACGTGAGGCCTGACTCCTCGCTCGAGGAGGCCATAAACATGATGTCCAGGACCAACTCCAGGTACGCAATAGTTGAGGAGGACGGCAAGTTTGTGGGCATAGTGACGCTTGATGACGTCGTCAGGGCCTACGAGAGGGAGGCGCTGAAGTTTAGTGGCAGGCCCCAGGCGTCAGCCTAA
- a CDS encoding pyridoxal phosphate-dependent aminotransferase: protein MRPSLSSRLKVLSDSPMKIIASLLGPAGANVIRLHAGEPSLPPPLELVDQVVDDLRRPESYAYTPVTGLPELREALAEDLRADGIDVTPDEVAITSSGTTSIFGVLSAILDPGDEVILTDPTFMMYRPVIEYLGARARWVRSPPEEGFQPDVEAIKEAIGERTKAIVVVDPDNPTGRLMRPEASRALAEVAQDKGVYLLVDEAYRRIVYEGSYQSPQRYAPDNVVGLGSFSKDPGVPGLRVGYVYGPKELVEAYAELNGHMVFGASNASQLFVLRYLRWRGREAFIRSVVEEYRRRRDAAVSAARRHLPSAKFMVPQGSMYLYLDLSPLVSDSERFAAELASRHGVTVMPGTAFGPSGRTFVRVTFVSQQPDRLEEGIRRIGAALS from the coding sequence TTGAGGCCCAGTCTGAGCTCAAGGCTCAAGGTCCTCTCGGACTCGCCCATGAAAATTATAGCCTCCCTCCTGGGCCCCGCCGGGGCCAACGTGATAAGGCTCCACGCCGGCGAGCCAAGCCTCCCGCCTCCCCTTGAGCTGGTTGACCAGGTGGTCGATGACCTGAGGAGGCCGGAGTCCTACGCGTATACCCCAGTCACTGGGCTCCCTGAGCTCAGGGAGGCCCTTGCTGAGGACCTGAGGGCTGACGGCATTGATGTGACCCCGGATGAGGTTGCTATAACTTCGAGTGGCACCACCTCGATATTCGGCGTCCTCTCAGCCATCCTCGACCCTGGCGACGAGGTAATTTTGACTGACCCGACATTTATGATGTACAGGCCGGTGATAGAGTACCTAGGCGCCAGGGCCAGGTGGGTCAGGTCGCCGCCTGAGGAGGGCTTCCAGCCCGACGTGGAGGCCATTAAGGAGGCCATTGGGGAGAGGACCAAGGCCATAGTTGTTGTGGACCCCGACAACCCGACGGGCAGACTCATGAGGCCGGAGGCCTCCAGGGCCCTGGCCGAGGTGGCCCAGGACAAGGGCGTCTACCTTCTGGTGGACGAGGCCTACAGAAGGATAGTCTACGAGGGATCGTACCAGAGCCCCCAGAGGTACGCCCCTGACAACGTGGTGGGCCTGGGCAGCTTCTCCAAGGACCCTGGGGTCCCTGGCCTCAGGGTTGGCTACGTCTACGGGCCTAAGGAGCTCGTAGAGGCCTACGCTGAGCTCAACGGCCACATGGTCTTCGGGGCCTCGAACGCCTCCCAGCTCTTCGTCCTCAGGTACCTGCGCTGGAGGGGCAGGGAGGCCTTCATACGCTCAGTCGTCGAGGAGTACAGGAGGAGAAGGGACGCCGCCGTGAGCGCGGCCAGGAGGCACCTGCCCTCTGCCAAGTTCATGGTCCCCCAGGGCTCCATGTACCTCTACCTAGACCTGTCGCCACTCGTCAGCGACTCGGAGCGCTTCGCAGCAGAGCTGGCCTCGAGGCACGGGGTCACTGTAATGCCTGGCACGGCCTTCGGCCCGAGCGGCAGGACCTTCGTAAGGGTTACCTTCGTTAGCCAGCAGCCGGACAGGCTCGAGGAGGGCATAAGGAGGATAGGGGCCGCCCTCAGCTGA
- a CDS encoding NADH-ubiquinone oxidoreductase-F iron-sulfur binding region domain-containing protein produces the protein MIRINLPKQEINTFYTFPDSEPAEEHCRGLACYAARSLNPEAWSKAVSQQPPTYCLGKCYMGPSSTSTKGYPVVEVRSSKAVVLRHIVKGPVEGLGQYLELGGMRGLQKALRMTQAEVIEEVKRSQLRGRGGAYFPTGLKWESAYQQRAPQKYVIVNGDEGDAGAYVDKLLMWWDPYLVLEGALIAAYAVGASKVYFYIRREYPEAISSVRRAVKELYEAGYAGPGASKGLPVEVEVHVGRGSYVVGEETAMINAIMGRRPEPMPRPPYPTERGLFGMPTVVNNVETLANVPWIIENGGDKYAEMGYNKSRGTKVLSLNSLFERPGLYEVEFGVPLKEVVYDMGGGLKGGRRLKAVMIGGPLASLITPEELDVRLGVEELREIGASLGHGNVIAFSDDSSAADILHEVLLFASFESCGKCFPCRLGTAKLEAMFRKGYLTQEEAKEAMSIANTMSVASLCAHGQSTGQAVAVTLKKFWNEVVR, from the coding sequence ATGATAAGGATTAACCTTCCTAAGCAGGAGATCAACACGTTCTACACCTTCCCTGACTCCGAGCCCGCCGAGGAGCACTGCAGGGGCCTCGCCTGCTACGCCGCCAGGTCCCTCAACCCTGAGGCCTGGTCAAAGGCGGTCTCCCAGCAGCCGCCAACCTACTGCCTTGGCAAGTGCTACATGGGGCCCTCGAGCACCTCAACTAAGGGCTACCCAGTAGTTGAGGTGAGGTCCAGCAAGGCCGTCGTGCTGAGGCACATAGTTAAAGGCCCTGTTGAGGGCCTCGGCCAGTACCTTGAGCTCGGCGGCATGAGGGGCCTTCAGAAGGCGCTCAGGATGACTCAGGCCGAGGTCATAGAGGAGGTCAAGAGGTCCCAGCTGAGGGGCAGGGGAGGCGCCTACTTCCCCACTGGACTGAAGTGGGAGTCAGCGTACCAGCAGAGGGCGCCCCAGAAGTATGTCATAGTCAACGGCGACGAGGGGGACGCGGGGGCGTACGTTGACAAGCTCCTGATGTGGTGGGACCCATACCTTGTGCTTGAGGGGGCGCTCATAGCAGCATATGCAGTAGGCGCCTCAAAGGTCTACTTCTACATAAGGAGGGAGTACCCGGAGGCCATATCGTCCGTGAGGAGGGCAGTTAAGGAGCTCTACGAGGCCGGCTACGCGGGCCCAGGAGCTTCAAAGGGGCTGCCCGTCGAGGTTGAGGTCCACGTCGGCAGGGGCTCCTACGTGGTGGGCGAGGAGACGGCAATGATAAACGCCATAATGGGCAGGAGGCCTGAGCCCATGCCGAGGCCCCCTTACCCCACGGAGAGGGGCCTGTTCGGTATGCCAACCGTCGTAAACAACGTTGAAACCTTGGCCAACGTGCCGTGGATCATCGAGAACGGGGGCGACAAGTACGCTGAGATGGGCTACAATAAGAGCAGGGGCACCAAGGTGCTCAGCCTCAACAGCCTGTTCGAGAGGCCGGGCCTCTACGAGGTAGAGTTCGGCGTCCCACTTAAGGAGGTAGTCTACGACATGGGAGGCGGCCTCAAGGGCGGCAGGAGGCTCAAGGCGGTCATGATAGGCGGCCCCCTTGCCTCCCTCATAACGCCTGAGGAGCTTGACGTGAGGCTAGGCGTCGAGGAGCTCAGGGAGATAGGGGCCAGCCTTGGCCATGGGAACGTGATAGCGTTCAGCGACGACAGCAGCGCGGCCGACATACTTCATGAGGTCCTGCTGTTCGCCTCCTTCGAGTCGTGCGGCAAGTGCTTCCCCTGCAGGCTCGGAACAGCAAAGCTCGAGGCCATGTTTAGGAAGGGCTACCTGACCCAGGAGGAGGCAAAGGAGGCCATGAGTATAGCTAACACCATGAGCGTCGCCTCCCTGTGCGCCCACGGCCAGTCCACTGGGCAGGCCGTCGCTGTCACGCTTAAGAAGTTCTGGAACGAGGTGGTGAGGTGA